From a region of the Nitrospira sp. genome:
- a CDS encoding HPF/RaiA family ribosome-associated protein: MQIQVNTDNNLRGREAIVALAHTSIEGAVGRFRDRITRVETHLSDTNSHKTKGDDIRCVLEARLAGHQPIAVSHQASTVELALSGAADKLERSIESTLGRLKDR, encoded by the coding sequence ATGCAGATTCAGGTTAATACGGACAATAACCTCCGAGGGCGTGAAGCGATCGTTGCCCTCGCTCACACCAGCATCGAGGGCGCGGTAGGCCGATTTCGTGATCGGATTACCCGCGTCGAGACGCATCTGAGTGACACCAACAGTCACAAAACCAAGGGTGACGACATCCGGTGTGTGCTCGAAGCCAGACTGGCCGGTCACCAGCCCATCGCTGTAAGCCATCAGGCATCGACTGTCGAGCTGGCCCTCAGCGGAGCTGCGGACAAACTCGAGCGGTCGATCGAAAGCACGCTCGGCCGCCTCAAAGATCGATAA
- a CDS encoding SRPBCC family protein: protein MGEYEHTATINCRAQKVFEFAADVRNFPLYLPTVRNVIKQGSEHVRVQGEARGLQYASDGMYHVDYIRKRMEWGSDSDDQYSGWLEVKGNDTTATVTVHVTFEPHRDYDPTIHEGLENALASIKNLCEGTGGKVEAYAA from the coding sequence ATGGGTGAGTATGAGCACACAGCCACCATCAATTGTCGCGCACAAAAGGTATTCGAGTTTGCCGCTGACGTGAGGAACTTTCCTCTTTACTTGCCCACCGTCAGAAACGTCATCAAACAAGGCAGCGAGCATGTCCGTGTGCAGGGCGAGGCGAGAGGGCTTCAATATGCTTCAGACGGCATGTACCATGTGGACTATATCCGTAAACGAATGGAATGGGGCTCTGACAGCGACGATCAATATAGCGGTTGGTTAGAAGTGAAGGGGAACGATACGACCGCCACAGTCACTGTTCATGTAACGTTCGAGCCGCATCGGGACTACGATCCCACAATACATGAAGGTTTGGAGAACGCATTAGCTTCGATCAAGAACTTGTGCGAAGGGACGGGTGGCAAGGTCGAGGCGTACGCTGCATGA